The DNA region GCCGCTCGTCGCCCAGGATGCCGCGCAGCCGCTCGATGGTCTTGCGCAGCTCGTCGTACTCGCCCTGGAGCCGCTCGCGCTCCAGCCCCACGAGGCGTTGCAGCCGCATGTCGAGGATCGCCTGGGCCTGAATCTCGGTGAGGGCGAACCGCTGCATCAGCGCGTCGCGCGCCTCCGCCGCCGTGTTGGTCGCGCGAATGCGTTCGATCACCTCGTCGATGTGGTCGAGCGCCTTGAGCAGCCCCTCCAGCACGTGCGCCCGCTCCTCGGCCTTGCGCAGGTCGTAGGCGGTGCGGCGGGTCACCACGTCGCGGCGGTGGGTCAGAAAGTGCCGCATCGTGTCGATCAGCGGCAGCACGCGCGGCTCGCCCCCTACGATGCTGAGGTTGATCACCGTGAAGGTCGATTGCAGTTGCGTGTACTTGTAGAGCTGATTCAGAACCAGCGTGGGGATCGCGCCGCGCTTGAGTTCCACGACGATCCGCACGGGCTCCTTGCGGTCGGACTCGTCGCGCAGGGCCGAGATGTCGGGGATCTTGCCCGCCTTGTACATCGCCGAGATCGTCTGGATCAGGTTGGTCTTGTTCACCTGATACGGAATCTCGGAGATGATGATCTGCGCCCGCCCGTTCTTCTCGTCGATGCGGGCCTTGCCGCGCACCTTCAGCCCCGCGTGCCCGGTCTCGTACGCCTCCCGGATGCCCTGCCGCGAGATGCGCCCGCCCGTGGGAAAGTCGGGCCCCTGCACGTGGGTCATCATCTCGTCGAGGGTGATGTCGGGCTTGTCGATCAGGGCGAGCAGCCCGTTGCTGATCTCGGTCAGGTTGTGCGGCGGGATGTTCGTCGCCATGCCCACCGCGATGCCCGTCGCCCCGTTCACAAGCAGGTTGGGCACGGCGGAGGGCAGCACCGTGGGCTCGACGGTCGTCTCGTCGTAGTTCGGCTTGAGGTCGACCGTTTCCTTCTCCAGGTCGGCCAGCAGCTCCTCGGCGAGCTTCGTCATGCGCGCTTCGGTGTAACGCATGGCGGCGGGCGGGTCACCGTCGATGGAGCCGAAGTTGCCCTGCGGGTCCACCATCGTGTAGCGCAGGTTCCACCACTGGCCCAACCTGACCATCGCGTCGTAGACGGGCGCGTCGCCGTGGGGGTGGTACTTCTTCATCACCTCGCCGACCACCGCCGCCGACTTGGCGTGCTTCTGGTTGGAGGCCAGGCCCTCTTGCAGCATCGCGTACATGATTCGCCGTTGCACGGGCTTGAGACCGTCGCGCACGTCGGGCAGCGCGCGGTCCACGATCACGTTCATCGCGTAGTTGATGAAGTTCGTCTTGACTTCGCTCGTGATGTCAACAGGTTGAATTCCAGTCATGAGGCTCCAGTCTGTGCGCGCCGCGCGGGAAAAAGGGCCCGTCGGCGGAGGCGAAGGTGAGCCCGGCGGGGAGCCGGGTTATGGA from Deinococcus aetherius includes:
- the gyrA gene encoding DNA gyrase subunit A, whose protein sequence is MTGIQPVDITSEVKTNFINYAMNVIVDRALPDVRDGLKPVQRRIMYAMLQEGLASNQKHAKSAAVVGEVMKKYHPHGDAPVYDAMVRLGQWWNLRYTMVDPQGNFGSIDGDPPAAMRYTEARMTKLAEELLADLEKETVDLKPNYDETTVEPTVLPSAVPNLLVNGATGIAVGMATNIPPHNLTEISNGLLALIDKPDITLDEMMTHVQGPDFPTGGRISRQGIREAYETGHAGLKVRGKARIDEKNGRAQIIISEIPYQVNKTNLIQTISAMYKAGKIPDISALRDESDRKEPVRIVVELKRGAIPTLVLNQLYKYTQLQSTFTVINLSIVGGEPRVLPLIDTMRHFLTHRRDVVTRRTAYDLRKAEERAHVLEGLLKALDHIDEVIERIRATNTAAEARDALMQRFALTEIQAQAILDMRLQRLVGLERERLQGEYDELRKTIERLRGILGDERLLWREIKKEIRDVRDRYGDTRRSVITQLEDDISKEDLIAVEDMVITMTKAGYLKRTNLGAYRAQGRGGRGASGGRLREEDINTSVFVGSTHDYLLFFTDAGRVFHEKIYDLPEAGRDAKGTHIRNLLPGLREDENIASVLSVKGFDEPGCFIFATKRGMVKRTAIAEYGNITSAGLIAINLQPGDELIGVGIQRDGDDVVLASREGQAMRFAATEVRDTGRATQGVIGIRLREDDAVVSMALVPGGDEGSELLAVSEYGLGKRTPVGDYPSKGRGGLGVITLGVTDKTGKLVTLTHVAGNEELMVLTEKGTVIRTRVEEVRVTGRTAQGVKVINIGDRDRVISAFPIRREDEL